One genomic region from Tachysurus vachellii isolate PV-2020 chromosome 22, HZAU_Pvac_v1, whole genome shotgun sequence encodes:
- the dyrk3 gene encoding dual specificity tyrosine-phosphorylation-regulated kinase 3 isoform X2 produces MRTDHVVNEEADLVGRSPGALPPLHKHTAVNKPTMKDHLGVRGGQIKIKYLYEDSYNRKANGVSQHNGTSQTSGKPQSVLSKGRSMDSNSSAKSSESSVKPTKLGGPLTPEQALKQYRQQLNTLEQQEILNYPEIYFVGPNAKKRQAVAGGSNNSGYDDDQGGYVHVPHDHIAYRYEFLKLIGKGSFGQVAKVYDHKLHQHIALKMVRNEKRFHRQAAEEIRILEHLKKQDKTGSMNVVHMQENFTFRNHICMTFELLSMNLYELIKRNKFQGFSLPLVRKFAHSILQCLESLHRHKIIHCDLKPENILLKQQGRSGIKVIDFGSSCFDHQRVYTYIQSRFYRAPEVILGSRYGMPIDMWSFGCILAELLTGCPLFPGEDEGDQLACMMELLGMPTQKLLEQAKRAKNFINSKGHPRYCTVSTLGNGNLVINGSRSRRGKMRGPPGSKEWVTALKGCDDAIFIDFLKKCLDWEPSTRMTPILALRHPWLYKRLPKPVPGGEKTLVPKRITEHSTSFPSIVPKVPPAMGPISNKLRTNMIGDSGGNIPLRTVLPKLVS; encoded by the exons ATGCGTACGGACCACGTCGTGAACGAGGAAGCTGACCTGGTTGGAAGGAGCCCTGGCGCCCTGCCcccattacacaaacacaca GCTGTGAACAAGCCAACGATGAAGGATCATCTTGGGGTCCGAGGAGGACAGATAAAGATAAAGTACCTATATGAGGATTCATACAACCGCAAGGCCAATGGCGTGAGCCAGCACAACGGTACCAGCCAAACTTCTGGCAAGCCCCAGTCTGTTCTCTCCAAAGGGCGGAGCATGGACAGCAACAGTTCAGCCAAGTCTTCTGAAAGCTCAGTGAAGCCAACCAAGCTGGGGGGTCCCCTAACCCCAGAACAAGCATTAAAGCAGTATAGGCAACAGCTGAATACGCTAGAACAGCAGGAGATCCTCAATTATCCGGAGATCTACTTTGTGGGACCAAATGCCAAGAAGAGGCAAGCAGTTGCAGGTGGTTCTAACAACTCTGGATACGATGATGATCAGGGAGGATATGTCCATGTTCCACACGACCATATTGCCTATCGGTATGAGTTCCTAAAGTTAATCGGTAAAGGAAGTTTTGGTCAAGTGGCGAAGGTTTATGATCACAAGTTACACCAGCATATCGCTCTCAAGATGGTGCGCAACGAGAAACGCTTCCACCGGCAAGCAGCAGAGGAGATCCGTATCCTGGAGCACCTGAAAAAGCAGGACAAGACAGGCAGTATGAACGTAGTCCATATGCAAGAGAACTTTACCTTCCGCAATCATATCTGCATGACCTTTGAGCTGCTCAGCATGAATCTGTATGAACTAATCAAACGCAATAAATTCCAGGGCTTCAGCCTGCCTCTAGTACGCAAGTTTGCTCACTCGATCTTGCAGTGTCTAGAGTCTCTGCATCGCCATAAGATCATCCACTGTGATCTAAAACCAGAGAACATTCTTCTCAAGCAGCAGGGTCGGAGTGGTATCAAGGTCATTGACTTTGGCTCCAGTTGCTTTGACCACCAGCGTGTCTATACCTATATTCAGTCCAGATTTTACAGAGCACCTGAGGTCATTCTAGGCTCTCGCTACGGCATGCCCATAGATATGTGGAGCTTTGGCTGCATTCTCGCTGAACTCCTGACAGGGTGCCCCCTATTTCCTGGTGAGGATGAGGGTGACCAGTTGGCCTGTATGATGGAGTTATTGGGCATGCCCACCCAGAAGCTTTTGGAACAGGCCAAGCGTGCCAAGAACTTCATTAACTCCAAAGGACACCCACGTTACTGCACGGTCAGCACACTCGGTAATGGCAACTTGGTGATTAACGGGAGTCGCTCCCGGCGAGGCAAGATGAGGGGTCCCCCAGGCAGCAAGGAGTGGGTGACGGCACTCAAGGGCTGTGATGACGCTATCTTCATTGACTTTCTGAAGAAGTGTCTGGACTGGGAACCCAGTACTCGCATGACACCAATTTTGGCCTTGCGACACCCCTGGCTCTACAAGAGGCTACCAAAGCCTGTGCCTGGTGGAGAGAAGACCTTGGTACCCAAGCGGATTACCGAGCATAGCACTTCCTTCCCCAGCATTGTCCCTAAGGTTCCCCCAGCAATGGGCCCAATCAGCAACAAACTGAGGACCAACATGATTGGGGACTCTGGTGGGAATATACCGTTGCGTACAGTGCTACCAAAGCTCGTTTCATAG
- the dyrk3 gene encoding dual specificity tyrosine-phosphorylation-regulated kinase 3 isoform X1 — protein MMILNRKPDGPVTAARHGDGLYDSYMRTDHVVNEEADLVGRSPGALPPLHKHTAVNKPTMKDHLGVRGGQIKIKYLYEDSYNRKANGVSQHNGTSQTSGKPQSVLSKGRSMDSNSSAKSSESSVKPTKLGGPLTPEQALKQYRQQLNTLEQQEILNYPEIYFVGPNAKKRQAVAGGSNNSGYDDDQGGYVHVPHDHIAYRYEFLKLIGKGSFGQVAKVYDHKLHQHIALKMVRNEKRFHRQAAEEIRILEHLKKQDKTGSMNVVHMQENFTFRNHICMTFELLSMNLYELIKRNKFQGFSLPLVRKFAHSILQCLESLHRHKIIHCDLKPENILLKQQGRSGIKVIDFGSSCFDHQRVYTYIQSRFYRAPEVILGSRYGMPIDMWSFGCILAELLTGCPLFPGEDEGDQLACMMELLGMPTQKLLEQAKRAKNFINSKGHPRYCTVSTLGNGNLVINGSRSRRGKMRGPPGSKEWVTALKGCDDAIFIDFLKKCLDWEPSTRMTPILALRHPWLYKRLPKPVPGGEKTLVPKRITEHSTSFPSIVPKVPPAMGPISNKLRTNMIGDSGGNIPLRTVLPKLVS, from the exons ATGATGATACTGAACAGGAAACCAGATGGTCCGGTCACAGCAG CTCGACATGGGGACGGTCTGTATGACTCGTATATGCGTACGGACCACGTCGTGAACGAGGAAGCTGACCTGGTTGGAAGGAGCCCTGGCGCCCTGCCcccattacacaaacacaca GCTGTGAACAAGCCAACGATGAAGGATCATCTTGGGGTCCGAGGAGGACAGATAAAGATAAAGTACCTATATGAGGATTCATACAACCGCAAGGCCAATGGCGTGAGCCAGCACAACGGTACCAGCCAAACTTCTGGCAAGCCCCAGTCTGTTCTCTCCAAAGGGCGGAGCATGGACAGCAACAGTTCAGCCAAGTCTTCTGAAAGCTCAGTGAAGCCAACCAAGCTGGGGGGTCCCCTAACCCCAGAACAAGCATTAAAGCAGTATAGGCAACAGCTGAATACGCTAGAACAGCAGGAGATCCTCAATTATCCGGAGATCTACTTTGTGGGACCAAATGCCAAGAAGAGGCAAGCAGTTGCAGGTGGTTCTAACAACTCTGGATACGATGATGATCAGGGAGGATATGTCCATGTTCCACACGACCATATTGCCTATCGGTATGAGTTCCTAAAGTTAATCGGTAAAGGAAGTTTTGGTCAAGTGGCGAAGGTTTATGATCACAAGTTACACCAGCATATCGCTCTCAAGATGGTGCGCAACGAGAAACGCTTCCACCGGCAAGCAGCAGAGGAGATCCGTATCCTGGAGCACCTGAAAAAGCAGGACAAGACAGGCAGTATGAACGTAGTCCATATGCAAGAGAACTTTACCTTCCGCAATCATATCTGCATGACCTTTGAGCTGCTCAGCATGAATCTGTATGAACTAATCAAACGCAATAAATTCCAGGGCTTCAGCCTGCCTCTAGTACGCAAGTTTGCTCACTCGATCTTGCAGTGTCTAGAGTCTCTGCATCGCCATAAGATCATCCACTGTGATCTAAAACCAGAGAACATTCTTCTCAAGCAGCAGGGTCGGAGTGGTATCAAGGTCATTGACTTTGGCTCCAGTTGCTTTGACCACCAGCGTGTCTATACCTATATTCAGTCCAGATTTTACAGAGCACCTGAGGTCATTCTAGGCTCTCGCTACGGCATGCCCATAGATATGTGGAGCTTTGGCTGCATTCTCGCTGAACTCCTGACAGGGTGCCCCCTATTTCCTGGTGAGGATGAGGGTGACCAGTTGGCCTGTATGATGGAGTTATTGGGCATGCCCACCCAGAAGCTTTTGGAACAGGCCAAGCGTGCCAAGAACTTCATTAACTCCAAAGGACACCCACGTTACTGCACGGTCAGCACACTCGGTAATGGCAACTTGGTGATTAACGGGAGTCGCTCCCGGCGAGGCAAGATGAGGGGTCCCCCAGGCAGCAAGGAGTGGGTGACGGCACTCAAGGGCTGTGATGACGCTATCTTCATTGACTTTCTGAAGAAGTGTCTGGACTGGGAACCCAGTACTCGCATGACACCAATTTTGGCCTTGCGACACCCCTGGCTCTACAAGAGGCTACCAAAGCCTGTGCCTGGTGGAGAGAAGACCTTGGTACCCAAGCGGATTACCGAGCATAGCACTTCCTTCCCCAGCATTGTCCCTAAGGTTCCCCCAGCAATGGGCCCAATCAGCAACAAACTGAGGACCAACATGATTGGGGACTCTGGTGGGAATATACCGTTGCGTACAGTGCTACCAAAGCTCGTTTCATAG